GTAAGTGGGTCCCGGACATACAAACGCAGATCATCCCCAACGCCTACCACTTCGCCGCTCTTTCCCAGCCCGGCATCGTGAACAGCCACCTGCAAGAGTTCCTGGCTGACGCCGGTTCGGCCGGCCCACTCGGTCCTCACTCCCCCGTCCAAGGCAAGAAACAGCCCCAGCGCAGCGCCGAAAGCCAGAAGGCACACCATTGGGCCAAAACCATTCGCCAGGCGACGGAGACCGCCAAGGCTGTCCCCCTCTTCATCACCGCTCCGCTCTTCCGGCACTGGCACCTCCGCTGGGGCGCCACGGATCAAGAGGTCACGGGACCAATGCCCGGCGACGAACTGGTCCCGGTATCGCACTTCACCGCCACGCGGGCGATAACTATAGACGCGGATCCTGAGATGGTCTGGCCCTGGCTGATGCAGGTCGGCTTCAAAAGGGCAGGATTCTATGCATACGACCTGCTCGACTCCCTTGGAGAGCCGAGCGCCGAAACCATCCTGCCGCAGTGGCAGGACCCCCACATTGGAGACGTTGCAGCCCCGATGACCAGCGAGGCCACTCCCTCGACCTCTTTCACAGTAGCCTCGCTTCACAGGCCTGATTCCATCGTCTGGTCAAAGCCCGATTCCACGTGGGCCTGGCACCTGACCAAACTCCCCACCGGCGGGACCCGGCTCGTGACGCGACTCAAGCAGCGTTACCGCCCCGGCCCCTCCCTGATCCTCACCGTGCCCCTCCTGGAGTTCGGGGACTTCCCGATGATGAGGAAAATGCTCCTGGGCATCAAAGCCCGGGCTGAGGCAACGGCATCTGCATCTGCATCTGCATCGACGCAAGGTAGGGCCCCATAGTTCCCCAAGCGTTCGCCAGCGCACATCCCCAACGATGACAGAACTGACGTCACAAAACGCGACTGCATCCGGATCCGGACAGGCAACGCCCTACCCTTAACAGGTGACTTTGACTAAGATCCGCACCGCGGCCGCGAGCTCCCTCGCCGCCGCCGGTCTCCTGTTTTCCCTCGCCGCATGTTCCGCGCCGGCCACCACCCAGCCAGCTGCCTCTGAGCCCGCTTCCACGGCAGCAACTTCTTCCACAGCATCGGCTTCATCCGCCGCCGCCTCCGGGCCCTGCGACGGCGTGAAGGTCATCGTCGACTCGGGCGCCCTGAAGCAGGAGGCCGCTGACACGTCCGTGTGCGTCCCCGTGGACGAGCCCACCGTCGCTGCCGATTTGCTCAAGGATGCCAACATCAAGACCGAGGGCACCACGCAGTACCCCACCGAGCTGGTCTGCCGCGTGAACGGTGTCCCCGCTGCTGACCTCGACATCGTCCACAAGGGCGGCACATACCGGGAAGAATGCAAGGGCATGACCGCTGCCTTCGCCTACTGGTCCCTCTGGGTTAAGCCGGCCTCCGGTGATTGGGCTTACGCCCAGGAAGGCCACGCCACCCTGAAGGTGAGCCCCGGAGAGAGCCTGGAACTGCTGTACACGGTCGACGGCGAACCGGCCACCCCCGCGGCATGACCTTCCGACCCGCGCCGTTACGCGCTGCGGCGGCTCTCGCCGTCGTCTTCATCGTGGCGCGGGTCATCTACCGCATCCTTTTCAACGGGGCGGGCATCGGCGAACCGGTTCTGCTCGACCTGCCGGCGATCCGGCTGCCAGCCCCGTACGCCCATGTGGCCCTCCTCGGCCCGGTCACTGGGCCCGGGCTGTGGGCGGCGGTCCTGTCCGCCCTGCCGATTGCCGGGATGTTCCTCGGCTTCGGCCTGCTCAATGCCTGGGTGGACGTGGCCCGCGGCTTTGTGCACCTGGCCCGCCGCGGCCCCCTGCAGGGCATAGGCCGGATGCTCGTGGTGGCCTGGGCGGCGCTCCCTGCACTTTCCGACGCCGTGACCTCCGTCCGCCTGGCGTTCCGGTTGCGGGGCGAACGCTTCGGCCCCCGCGCCCTGGTGCCCGTGCTCGAGCGCACCCTGGAACATGCCAGCCGAGTTGCCGCGGCCCTGGAGCTGCGCGGCTTCGGGAGCCGGGCGCAGCGCTCTTCCAAGAACGACGACGGCGGCCCGCTCCAGGTGCGGGACGCCCAGTTCCGCATCGGTGACGCGCAGGTGAGCGTCAACAGGTTCACGCCGTCGAGCGGGTCCATCACGGTGATCACCGGACCCACGGGTTCCGGCAAGTCCACCATCCTGAGGGGCATCGCCGGGCTCCTCTCCCAAGTCGACGGCGGAGACATTTCCGGCACGGTGCGCGTCGCCGGAATGGACCGTGCCAGCACGCCCCCGCGCGATACCGCCCGCCGCGTCGGCGTCGTCCTGCAGAATCCCCGCGCGGCCTTCGCCACCACCCGGGTCCGAGATGAAATCTCACTCGCACTTGAGCTGCGCGGCGTGGCATTCGGCACAGCCAAGGACCGCGTGGAGGAGGTCGCCGAGCGGATTGGCGTGGCCGCGCTGCTGGACCGGAATCTCAGCACCCTCTCGGCGGGCGAGGCAACCCTCGTGGCCATCGCGGCCGCAGTGGTGGAGCAACCGGCCCTGCTCCTGGCTGACGAGCCTCTGGCCGACCTCGACACCAAGGCACGCGGCCGCGTCATCGCCGTGCTCCACGACCTTGCCCGCGACTCCGGCGTCTGCGTCATCGTGGCGGAGCACCGGGCGGAAGCGCTGATAACCGTTGCCGACTCGTGGTGGACCATCGACGACGGCACATTGATCTCAACTACAGGGGTCCCGGGTGCCGCGCCAGGGCCCTCTTTGCCCACCCAGGCCATCCCAGCACCTGCATACCCGACTGACCTCGCCCCTGTGCTGACGGCCACAAACCTCGCCGTGCATCGCAAAGGCACCTCGCTGGTGCGCGATGCATCCCTGACCCTGCACCGCGGTGAAGTGGTGGCCCTGGTGGGGCCGAACGGGGCCGGGAAGTCGTCCCTCCTGGTGGCGCTGGCCCTAGGTGAAGGCACGCGCGGTGCGGGCAGCGGCGGTCAGGGCGGTGGCGGTGTAAAAACGCTCGACAGCGGTCGGGTCGCCCTGGTGCCGGACGCCTCGGACGACCTCTTCACCAGGGATACGGTCGCAGGAGAGCTTCGCGCGGCTGAGCGTCGCCTTGCGCGCCGAAAGAACGGCGGACAGCCCGCGCCCGGCTTTGCGGCGTCGCGCCTGGCCCGCCTGCGGGGCGGCGTCACCATCCCCATCGGGCACGAGCATCCCCGGGACCTCTCCGCCGGAGAGCGCAGGATCCTTGCCATCGCGCTGCAGACCATGGACGATCCCCAGGTCCTCCTGATCGATGAGCCCACTCGCGGACTCGATCCGGCGGCACGTACAGCAGTCGCCTCAGCTTTGCGGGCTGCGGCAGACTCCGGCGCGGCGGTCCTCATCGCCACCCACGACCACGACTTTGCCCACGGCCTGGGCGCCCGGATCCTCCCAATGCGTGACGGCGTCACGCCCGCTTCTCTTCCGGCGGAAGAACTTCACGCGCCCCTTCCGCTCCCCCGGCAGGCAGGCGCCGGACCCAGGGCAACGCTCGTCGAGGAGCAATCAGACTCCCGAGTCGCGGAACGAAAACGCCGCATCCGGCTGCCGCGCGGCGTCGAACTCGCAGTTCTCGCCGCCGCAAATCTTCTGGCCCTGGCAGCATTCTGCTGGCCGCTGCTCGCCGCGGCCCTTCCGCAGGATGCCGCGGCGGCCCTCCCCTACGCAGCCCTGGCCATCGCGCCGCTCGCCGCGGTCGCCGTCGTCGTATCCCTCGATGGCTCTGTCCGCTCCGCCCACACGGTGGCACTGCTCGGCGTCCTGGCAGCCGTCGGTTCCGCAGTCCGGGTGGCGAGCACCGGCGTCGGGGGCGTCGAGGCAGTCTTTATTCTGTTGATCCTGGCCGGCCGGGCCTTCGGTCCCCGTTTCGGCCTGCTCCTCGGCACCGCCACCATCGCCCTCTCCAGCGCCTTGTGGGGCGGGATCGGGCCGTGGACACCGTTCCAGATCTTCGCCTGTGCGTGGGTGGGCGCGGGGGCCGGCCTGCTCCCCCGCAGCGTCCGGGGCAAGGCGGAACTGTGGATGCTGTGCGGCTACGGCGCCGTGGCGTCCTACCTGTTCGGCCTGCTGACGAACCTGTGGTTCTGGCCCTTCGCCGTCGGCGCCGGCACCGGCATCTCGTACGAGCCGGGCGCGCCGCTGGCCACCAACCTGGGCAGCTTCCTGCTCTACTCGCTGGTGACGTCGACGGCGGGCTGGGACACCCTGCGTGCGGTGACCACCATCATCGGGATCGCTGTGGTGGGGCGCGCGATCCTCGCGGCGCTCCGGCGGGTGAAGCCGGTCTACGGCGCGGGTGGAGGCGCTGGCAGAAACGCCGCGCAGGCTTCATCCGACCAAGCCAGGGACCGGCTACAAATTGGAGTTTGAGGACACCCGAAACCCGACACCATGGTCCCTGTCGGGGAGTCACCTAAGCCGCGTCGCACGCAATGGGCTGAATGGACGTCGCCTTGAAGGTCATAGTGGGAGGATCCCTAGGATTCGCTATTTCCCGTGGATAGTCTGGGACAGGACGCCACCCTACGGAGGGTCAGTGAGAACGTGAAAGAAGGAGTTGCTGCGGTAATCGGCCGGAACAATGTCACCATATCGGGCCGGGATGATGGGCCTGTGATGATGTTTGCCCACGGTTTTGGCTGCGATCAGGCTATGTGGCTGAAGCTGCTTCCCTTTTTCGCTGATGATTACCGGCTGGTGCTTTTTGATCATGTTGGTGCAGGAGACTCCGACATCAGCGCCTATGACTGGGAGAAGTACGGGTCCCTCAACGGGTACGCGTCGGACCTGCTGGAGATTTGCGCCGCCCTTGACCTTGAGGACGTCATCCTGGTGGGCCACAGTGTCAGCACAATGATCGCCGTGATCGCCGCAGTGCAGGACCCCAGCCGCTTCTCCCACCTGGTCCTGCTTGCTCCTTCACCCCGTCACACCGATGACCCGTACGACGGCTACGTGGGCGGGTTTTCGCGCGAAGACATCGAGGGCCTGCTGGCATCCCTGGACAGCAACTATTTCGCCTGGGCCGCGACCCTGGCGCCCATGGTCATGGGCAACCCGCAGGAGCCGGCATTAGCGGAGGACCTGCGCGTCAGCTTCTGCCGGACAAATCCGACCATCGCACGGCACTTCGCCGGGGTAACCTTCTTCTCCGACACCCGCCCTGAACTGAAAAAGTTGCGCACCAGCTGCCTGATTCTGCAGTGCTCCGACGATCGGCTTGCCCCGCCGGAAGTGGGCGACTACCTGCACAAGAATCTGGATCACAGCACCCTGGTGCAGCTGCAGGCCACCGGGCACTGCCCCCACGTCAGCGCCCCTGAGGAGACGGCCCGGGTGATTCTGCACTACCTCAACACCCGCTCGTGACGGGCGCCGCCGGCCCCTTCCCCGCCCGGTTTTGAAGCCTTCTTTCATCAAGCGCCTCCGCGGGTGCCTGGCTAACAGGATTGCCCCGTTATCAGTTGATCTGCAGGACTTGGGTTCAGGCGAGTCTGTTTACCTCGTAAGTGTGGCCGGCCGCGCGGAGTCGCTGTATGAGCACGTTGCCGAGTGCAGTGGCCGGTGTCAGCGATCCTTTCGCGGTCGGCAGCCGGTCACCGTCGAGGGCAAGAGCGAGTGCAGTCTCCCCTGCCATCACGGCGGTGGCGGCATAACCGGGATCACCGGGGCCAGCAGCAATCGCCTGGTAACAGTGCCCGTCCTCGGTGCGGGCGGTCACCTTCGAACGGAACCAGCCCGCGCGCTGCGTGCCGGTGCTCGGGCCCGCACCTGGTGCCGGAAGACAGCGGTCGAGCACCCGCCGGGTCGGCGGGAACGCCATCGCTCCCGTGAATGCCCGGAGCCCTAGTGCCATTGCCCTGGCGGTGACCGCTCCTGCCGGTCCGGGGGCCACCCCCATCACCTCACCGTACTGAAGGGACCGGCCGTAGGCCCAGCCCTGCAATGCGTTGCTGCGGCGCACTATCCGAGTGTTGAACGGAGCCATGATGAAAGGCGCGGTCCAGGTGCCGTCATCGGAACGGCGCACAGGACCGGCGTCAAGAGGCTGTTGTATCGTCGGCTCCCGTGTCCGGTCAGGGCTCAGAGCATAGGGGTCCGCGGCTAATGACCGCAGGGCGGTGCTCGATCGCATCGCGTCGAGCTGCCCGCGCATCGATTCGAGCGTGCCTCCGCTGATGCCACCCTTGGCCGTAGCAACGAGTTGAACCTCGACCAAACCGCCAGCGCCATCGGCTTCTGCCGCCTGATGCAACAGCAGTACAGCGAGATCGGACGGCACCGAGTCGTAGCCGCAGGAGTGCACGATCCTGGCCCCGCTCGTCCTGGCCAGAACGTCGTAGCGATCAATCGCCTCCCGGACGAAGGACACCTCACCCGCGAGGTCGGCATAGTGGGTATTGGCCCGTGCGCAGGCCTCGACGACTGGTAGTCCGTGTTTCGCGTATGGACCGACGGTTGTGAAGAGCACGCGTGTGCCCGCGGCCAGGGCGGCGATCGAGTCCGCGTCCTCCGAGTCGGCTTCGATGAGGGCCCATCCGTGCGCCGCGACCGGCAACTGCGACCGAACCGCCCCGAGCCTGGACCTCGACCGGCCCGCGAGTCCAACTCGCATACCGGCCGGTACATGCTCCGCGACGTAGCCCGCGATCAGTCGGCCAAC
This genomic interval from Arthrobacter sp. SLBN-100 contains the following:
- a CDS encoding ATP-binding cassette domain-containing protein is translated as MTFRPAPLRAAAALAVVFIVARVIYRILFNGAGIGEPVLLDLPAIRLPAPYAHVALLGPVTGPGLWAAVLSALPIAGMFLGFGLLNAWVDVARGFVHLARRGPLQGIGRMLVVAWAALPALSDAVTSVRLAFRLRGERFGPRALVPVLERTLEHASRVAAALELRGFGSRAQRSSKNDDGGPLQVRDAQFRIGDAQVSVNRFTPSSGSITVITGPTGSGKSTILRGIAGLLSQVDGGDISGTVRVAGMDRASTPPRDTARRVGVVLQNPRAAFATTRVRDEISLALELRGVAFGTAKDRVEEVAERIGVAALLDRNLSTLSAGEATLVAIAAAVVEQPALLLADEPLADLDTKARGRVIAVLHDLARDSGVCVIVAEHRAEALITVADSWWTIDDGTLISTTGVPGAAPGPSLPTQAIPAPAYPTDLAPVLTATNLAVHRKGTSLVRDASLTLHRGEVVALVGPNGAGKSSLLVALALGEGTRGAGSGGQGGGGVKTLDSGRVALVPDASDDLFTRDTVAGELRAAERRLARRKNGGQPAPGFAASRLARLRGGVTIPIGHEHPRDLSAGERRILAIALQTMDDPQVLLIDEPTRGLDPAARTAVASALRAAADSGAAVLIATHDHDFAHGLGARILPMRDGVTPASLPAEELHAPLPLPRQAGAGPRATLVEEQSDSRVAERKRRIRLPRGVELAVLAAANLLALAAFCWPLLAAALPQDAAAALPYAALAIAPLAAVAVVVSLDGSVRSAHTVALLGVLAAVGSAVRVASTGVGGVEAVFILLILAGRAFGPRFGLLLGTATIALSSALWGGIGPWTPFQIFACAWVGAGAGLLPRSVRGKAELWMLCGYGAVASYLFGLLTNLWFWPFAVGAGTGISYEPGAPLATNLGSFLLYSLVTSTAGWDTLRAVTTIIGIAVVGRAILAALRRVKPVYGAGGGAGRNAAQASSDQARDRLQIGV
- a CDS encoding alpha/beta fold hydrolase; this encodes MKEGVAAVIGRNNVTISGRDDGPVMMFAHGFGCDQAMWLKLLPFFADDYRLVLFDHVGAGDSDISAYDWEKYGSLNGYASDLLEICAALDLEDVILVGHSVSTMIAVIAAVQDPSRFSHLVLLAPSPRHTDDPYDGYVGGFSREDIEGLLASLDSNYFAWAATLAPMVMGNPQEPALAEDLRVSFCRTNPTIARHFAGVTFFSDTRPELKKLRTSCLILQCSDDRLAPPEVGDYLHKNLDHSTLVQLQATGHCPHVSAPEETARVILHYLNTRS
- a CDS encoding alpha/beta fold hydrolase produces the protein MKNQVSKLSVFTSPAGELEVLRAYDRVLQHWSVPYTEQVVPTSFGQTHVIVSGPPEAPPIVFLHPLLATSTIWGPNVEELSRDFRTYAVDIVGEPNRSVPSRPMTKSSDITQWFSEVLDGLGLAEAHLVGASFGGFLSAGLAMEMPERIRRLVLIDPAATFHAIVPFYIHLFIPKFLSLLFPRLPSTRQHIRRGMNWLRNGLPPDPLWEDLFFATMVHGGMTNHIFPRVYPRRRLATISMPTLLLIGAKERLYRPSTVFRRASKWVPDIQTQIIPNAYHFAALSQPGIVNSHLQEFLADAGSAGPLGPHSPVQGKKQPQRSAESQKAHHWAKTIRQATETAKAVPLFITAPLFRHWHLRWGATDQEVTGPMPGDELVPVSHFTATRAITIDADPEMVWPWLMQVGFKRAGFYAYDLLDSLGEPSAETILPQWQDPHIGDVAAPMTSEATPSTSFTVASLHRPDSIVWSKPDSTWAWHLTKLPTGGTRLVTRLKQRYRPGPSLILTVPLLEFGDFPMMRKMLLGIKARAEATASASASASTQGRAP
- a CDS encoding saccharopine dehydrogenase family protein, producing MDNSSREHDLVLYGATGFVGRLIAGYVAEHVPAGMRVGLAGRSRSRLGAVRSQLPVAAHGWALIEADSEDADSIAALAAGTRVLFTTVGPYAKHGLPVVEACARANTHYADLAGEVSFVREAIDRYDVLARTSGARIVHSCGYDSVPSDLAVLLLHQAAEADGAGGLVEVQLVATAKGGISGGTLESMRGQLDAMRSSTALRSLAADPYALSPDRTREPTIQQPLDAGPVRRSDDGTWTAPFIMAPFNTRIVRRSNALQGWAYGRSLQYGEVMGVAPGPAGAVTARAMALGLRAFTGAMAFPPTRRVLDRCLPAPGAGPSTGTQRAGWFRSKVTARTEDGHCYQAIAAGPGDPGYAATAVMAGETALALALDGDRLPTAKGSLTPATALGNVLIQRLRAAGHTYEVNRLA